A window of the Hordeum vulgare subsp. vulgare chromosome 5H, MorexV3_pseudomolecules_assembly, whole genome shotgun sequence genome harbors these coding sequences:
- the LOC123398345 gene encoding uncharacterized protein LOC123398345, whose translation MGSSPKVVRPEEVLESLKNDGTVDALRMKIIAQLKANEDMKKNTMMMVEQSKVLKTPGAEKKTKRELFDALRQELETPVLEKASKAVWELILDNGGLGKEITETVEKVFCRLSGIDMMPPPASTSGAPQEKQTNMAVEEGQKDMEMDASEPSSSSRKRPFSDINVKGAGAIPNGGATYQHDGHEDGN comes from the exons ATGGGGTCGTCGCCCAAGGTGGTGCGGCCGGAGGAGGTGCTGGAGTCGCTGAAGAACGACGGCACCGTCGACGCGCTCCGCATGAAGATCATCGCCCAGCTCAAGGCCAAC GAGGATATGAAGAAAAATACCATGATGATGGTGGAACAAAGCAAAGTTCTGAAGACTCCTGGAGCTGAGAAAAAGACCAAGAGGGAGCTGTTTGATGCTCTTCGACAAGAATTGGA AACTCCGGTTCTTGAGAAAGCCTCAAAAGCGGTTTGGGAGCTGATACTTGACAATGGTGGACTAGGGAAAGAAATCACCGAGACAGTTGAGAAAGTCTTCTGCCGGCTCAGCGGAATTGACATGATGCCACCTCCAGCTTCAACATCTGGTGCTCCTCAAGAGAAGCAAACAAACATGGCTGTAGAGGAGGGTCAGAAGGATATGGAAATGGATGCCTCTGAACCATCATCTTCCTCAAGGAAGAGGCCTTTCAGTGACATCAATGTGAAAGGAGCAGGTGCTATACCGAACGGTGGCGCTACATACCAGCATGACGGTCATGAGGATGGGAACTAG
- the LOC123398344 gene encoding RNA pseudouridine synthase 1: MTRLPLLLPLLSPRAASPPRALTPPPARRLAVAAAGASVQDAVMSAAATGEYPCPVSPPYPAVSKDVELRRAMTASARSGAYSSAAVVFEDEWLAVVDKPAGVYCEALLSALPCSTASSGDPSSKPNLHLANRLDRDTSGLMVITKCNKVAAKLVKAFTEHKVKKTYLALCIGYLPAWEKVKVCSGHGRSKHGAWRVYAMSDVGRTLPGGSSVRDMSTKFEVLGTDGKGQYREPSNVDIDDIESITVQEKAADQTSNVDVKSHMVFVRAYPQSGRTHQIRLHCQYLGIPIRGDVKYGGVIEWNGVDCDGHALHAESLSFVHPVTGLPVTFQAPLPSWANEIISTMG; the protein is encoded by the exons ATGACGAgattgcccctcctcctccctctcctctcgcctcgcgccgcctccccgccgcgagccctgacgccgccacccgcgcgccgcctcgccgtcgccgctgcGGGAGCAAGCGTACAGGACGCGGTGATGTCGGCGGCCGCGACCGGGGAGTACCCGTGCCCGGTGTCCCCGCCCTACCCGGCCGTCTCCAAGGACGTGGAGCTCCGGCGCGCCATGACCGCCTCCGCCCGCTCCGGTGCCTACTCCTCCGCCGCCGTCGTGTTCGAGGACGAGTGGCTCGCCGTGGTGGACAAGCCCGCCGGCGTCTACTGCGAGGCCCTCCTCTCCGCCCTcccttgctccaccgcctcctcag GGGATCCTTCAAGTAAGCCCAACCTTCACCTGGCAAACAGGCTAGATCGTGATACTAGTGGTCTCATGGTCATCACCAAATGCAACAAAGTCGCAGCGAAGCTTGTGAAGGCCTTTACTGAGCACAAAGTGAAGAAAACATATCTAGCCCTTTGCATAGGTTACCTACCAGCATGGGAAAAGGTTAAGGTATGTTCTGGTCATGGGCGATCAAAACACGGTGCTTGGCGTGTGTACGCTATGTCTGATGTTGGCCGAACACTACCAGGGGGTTCCTCTGTAAGGGACATGAGCACAAAATTTGAAGTGCTAGGGACAGATGGTAAAGGCCAGTACAGAGAACCATCTAATGTTGACATTGATGATATAGAGTCGATTACTGTACAAGAGAAAGCAGCTGACCAAACTTCAAATGTTGATGTGAAGAGCCACATGGTTTTTGTTAGAGCCTATCCTCAAAGTGGACGAACGCACCAGATTCGTCTGCACTGCCAATATCTTGGGATCCCTATCAGAGGTGATGTCAAGTACGGAGGAGTGATTGAGTGGAACGGTGTGGACTGTGATGGCCATGCGTTGCATGCAGAGAGCTTATCATTTGTACATCCGGTCACTGGATTGCCTGTCACCTTCCAAGCACCTCTCCCTTCATGGGCAAATGAAATTATTTCAACAATGGGATGA